Proteins from a genomic interval of Gluconacetobacter diazotrophicus PA1 5:
- a CDS encoding AAA family ATPase, producing the protein MKALLPALNRLMPVMMVIFLILASLQAAASLHLSLASLTHFMEWCAPAFPVLTAGSSLLVLAGLMFETRAERLARKGLRRRRGWMMDVLARLTNRTALEEMMAREQKETVIDAEELAASLRARVIGQDQVCEDIAAQLRRRMALQVRGKPVGIFLLAGPPGTGKTYLAKQMARQLDRPLLHFDMTQMSSPHAATQLFGSPKGYVGSDTFGKLTGGLKEKPDAVVLLDEIEKAHPDVFKKFLTAWNDGHVTEASTGQQVSTVRAIFVLTSNIATDALSEIADRLADEPDRMRAESVEALRQAGFAPEVLNRLDRIFVFRALTGLDVARVAALEIEAMIESYGLRVETGGIDASLLFEVMRRQDRMGASASARDLVRSIEDMMSDSLISARQQGAKLVRVVSGENGVTAEIANDADAQRARVLR; encoded by the coding sequence ATGAAGGCTCTTCTGCCCGCCCTGAACCGGCTGATGCCGGTGATGATGGTCATTTTCCTGATCCTGGCGAGCTTGCAGGCGGCGGCGTCGCTGCATCTTTCTCTCGCCAGTCTGACACATTTCATGGAATGGTGTGCGCCGGCCTTTCCCGTGCTGACGGCCGGGAGCAGCCTGCTGGTCCTGGCGGGTCTGATGTTCGAGACCCGCGCCGAACGGCTGGCGCGCAAGGGGCTGCGACGCCGACGGGGGTGGATGATGGATGTACTGGCCAGGCTGACCAACCGCACCGCGCTGGAAGAAATGATGGCGCGCGAGCAGAAGGAAACGGTCATCGACGCCGAGGAACTGGCGGCGAGCCTGCGGGCCCGGGTGATCGGGCAGGATCAGGTGTGCGAGGATATCGCCGCCCAGTTGCGCCGCCGCATGGCGCTGCAGGTGCGCGGCAAGCCGGTGGGCATCTTCCTGCTGGCCGGGCCGCCGGGCACCGGCAAGACCTATCTGGCCAAGCAGATGGCCCGGCAACTGGACCGGCCGCTGCTGCATTTCGACATGACGCAGATGAGCTCGCCCCACGCCGCGACCCAGTTGTTCGGATCGCCCAAGGGCTATGTCGGGTCCGACACGTTCGGCAAGCTGACCGGCGGGCTGAAGGAAAAGCCCGACGCCGTCGTGCTGCTGGACGAGATCGAGAAAGCGCATCCCGACGTCTTCAAGAAGTTCCTGACCGCGTGGAACGACGGGCATGTCACCGAGGCCTCGACCGGCCAGCAGGTTTCGACCGTCCGCGCGATCTTCGTCCTGACGTCCAACATCGCGACCGATGCCCTGTCGGAAATCGCCGACCGCCTGGCCGACGAACCCGACCGCATGCGCGCCGAATCGGTCGAGGCCCTGCGCCAGGCCGGATTCGCGCCCGAGGTGCTGAACCGGCTGGACCGGATCTTCGTCTTCCGTGCGCTGACCGGGCTGGATGTCGCCCGCGTCGCCGCGCTGGAAATCGAGGCGATGATCGAGAGTTACGGGTTGAGGGTGGAAACCGGCGGCATCGATGCGTCGCTGCTGTTCGAGGTCATGCGGCGGCAGGATCGCATGGGGGCCTCGGCCAGCGCCCGCGACCTGGTCCGTTCGATCGAGGACATGATGAGCGATTCGCTGATTTCCGCGCGGCAGCAGGGGGCCAAGCTGGTCCGCGTCGTATCGGGCGAGAACGGCGTCACCGCGGAAATCGCGAACGACGCCGACGCGCAGCGGGCACGCGTGCTGCGCTGA